In the Bacillus sp. HSf4 genome, GCATGTTGTTCAGCGGCTTTTTTCTGCCATGTTTGTTTTGCGGTGATCGATGTCATCGGATAATCATCATAAGCGAGCACCCACAAAGGATTCCGGTGGGCATGAGTCGGCATGATATCCGCCATATGAAGAGCCATTTCCCCCGAATCTTCGAGTGTGATGACAGAGTGGCCGTCGCTGTGGCCGCCTGTATGGTGCATTGTGATGCCTTCCAAAACCTCAAGTTTTTGTTCAAAGGTCTTCACTTGATGCTGAACCGCTTCCCAGTTTTCTTTCCAATATGTATTCTTGGAGCGGATATTCGGATTTTTCATTTCTTCCCATTCTATAGAGGATGTATATATTGCAGCATTCGGGAAAACGGAGACAAGATCATCTCCCTCATAGCGCGTCAATCCGCAGGCATGGTCAAAATGAAGATGTGTCATGAGAACAGCGTCAATATCCGCTGTTGAAAGCCCGATCGTCTGTAATGATTCGTCAATTGACGATTCCTCTGTCACACCATAGTTTCGTTTTTGTTTGTCCGTCAGTTTTCCGCGGCCGATTCCCGAATCAATCAGCAGCCTGTCCCCGTCCTTCTCCACAAGAATCGGATCTGTTCTAAGCTCAATCTGATTTTGGTCATTCACGGCATATTTTTTCGACCAAAGCGGCTTCGGGACAACGCCGAACATGGCTCCCCCGTCCATATGTGTCACACCGCCGTTAAGCCATGTCAGCTTGATATCTCCAATGTTCAAAGTTTCCATCATCATCCCTCCTACATCTTATCGTAGCAAAAACAAATAAAAAAAACAGACGGAATGTCTGTTTTTTTATGCTCTCCATTCAGCTTCGACTCTGTAGATCGGCTGGCCTTTGGCGGCAAATTTTTCTTCATATTCGGTCATGACGTTTCCTTCAAAGCCGCTCTGGTGCAGATCAAGGCTGACAAACGTCAAAACGAGTCCGTATTGAGAGAAGCTTGATAGAGAATATTCAAATAGCCCGCGGTTGTCCGTTTTAAAATGGATCGCTCCCTTTGCGCCGAGGACCTGCTCATACTTTTTCAAAAACGCGTGATTGGTGAGGCGCCGCTTTTCATGGCGCTTTTTAGGCCACGGATCAGAAAAGTTCAAATAAACGCGATCGACTTCTCCTTCCGCAAAAACATCTGAAAGCATATCGGCATTGATGTTCAACAGCCTTGCATTAGGCGCTTCAGCTTGTTTTACTTTATCTACCGCGGTGACGATGACGCTCTTAAATAATTCGATGCCGATATAATTGACATCCGGGTTCTGCCGGGCCATTCCTGAAATAAACTGCCCTTTCCCGGTTCCTACTTCAATATGGATCGGATTGTCATTCCCAAAAACGGAATGCCATTTCCCTTTATATTGGGACGGTTCGC is a window encoding:
- a CDS encoding MBL fold metallo-hydrolase; this translates as METLNIGDIKLTWLNGGVTHMDGGAMFGVVPKPLWSKKYAVNDQNQIELRTDPILVEKDGDRLLIDSGIGRGKLTDKQKRNYGVTEESSIDESLQTIGLSTADIDAVLMTHLHFDHACGLTRYEGDDLVSVFPNAAIYTSSIEWEEMKNPNIRSKNTYWKENWEAVQHQVKTFEQKLEVLEGITMHHTGGHSDGHSVITLEDSGEMALHMADIMPTHAHRNPLWVLAYDDYPMTSITAKQTWQKKAAEQHAWYIFYHDAIYRALKWDENGDITESVKRERR
- the trmB gene encoding tRNA (guanosine(46)-N7)-methyltransferase TrmB yields the protein MRMRHKPWADDYLAENSHIVISEPSQYKGKWHSVFGNDNPIHIEVGTGKGQFISGMARQNPDVNYIGIELFKSVIVTAVDKVKQAEAPNARLLNINADMLSDVFAEGEVDRVYLNFSDPWPKKRHEKRRLTNHAFLKKYEQVLGAKGAIHFKTDNRGLFEYSLSSFSQYGLVLTFVSLDLHQSGFEGNVMTEYEEKFAAKGQPIYRVEAEWRA